The Streptomyces sp. NBC_01463 DNA window GACCAGATCGGCCAGCACCTCGCCGCCGTCGGTGACGACCTTGCCGCCCTCCAGGAGGAGTTCGGCGGTGGCCCAGGCGGGGTGGTACGTACCGAACTTGCGGCGGCCGATCTCCAGGACCTGTTCCCGGACGGCCTCGCAGGAGTTCTTCACGGCGCCGCCGGTGACGTACGTCTGCCGGGAGGCCGAGGTGGAGCCCGCCGAGCCGACGCGGGTGTCGGCCGGGTGGATGGTGACCTGGGAGACGCCGAGTTCGGTCCGGGCGATCTGGGCGTGCACGGTGACGCCGCCCTGGCCGACCTCCGCCATCGCGGTGTGCACGGTCGCGACGGGTTCGCCGCCGATGACCTCCATGCGCACCCGGGCGGTGGAGTAGTCGTCGAAGCCCTCGGAGAAGCCGACGTTCTTCAGCCCGACCGCGTAGCCGACACCGCGCACGACGCCCTCGCCGTGGGTGGTGTTGGAGAGTCCGCCGGGCAGCGCGCGGACGTCGGCGTGCTCGCCGGCGGTCTCCCACTGGCGCTCGGGCGGCAGCGGCCTGGCCTTGACCCGGCGCAGCAGCTCGGCGACCGGGGCGGGCGAGTCGACCACCTGGCCGGTCGGCAGCAGGGTGCCCTGCTCCATGGCGTTGAGCTGCCTGAACTCGACGGGGTCCATGCCGAGTTCGGCGGCGACCTTGTCCATCTGCGCCTCGTAGGCGAAGCAGGCCTGGACGGCGCCGAAGCCACGCATCGCCCCGCACGGCGGGTTGTTGGTGTAGAGCGCGAGCGCCTCGATGTCGACGTCCTCGATGACGTACGGGCCGACCGCCAGCGAGGAGGCGTTGCCGACGACGGCCGGGGAGGCGGAGGCGTAGGCCCCGCCGTCCAGCACGATGCGGCACTTCATGTGGGTGAGCTTGCCGTCACGGGTGGCGCCGTGCTCGTACCAGAGCTTGGCGGGGTGGCGGTGGACGTGCCCGAAGAAGGACTCGAAACGGTTGTAGACGATCTTGACCGGCTTGCCGGTGCGCAGCGCCAGCAGGCAGGCGTGGATCTGCATCGACAGGTCCTCGCGGCCGCCGAAGGCACCGCCGACGCCGGAGAGCGTCATGCGGACCTTGTCCTCGGGCAGGCCGAGGACGGGGGCGATCTGGCGGAGGTCGGAGTGCAGCCACTGGGTGGCGACGTACAGGTCGACGCCGCCGTCCTCGGAGGGCACGGCGAGACCGGACTCGGGGCCGAGGAAGGCCTGGTCCTGCATGCCGAAGACGTACTCGCCGCTGACCACGACGTCGGCGCGGGCCTTCGCGGCCTCCGCGTCGCCGCGGACGATCGGCTGCCGGTGCACGATGTTGGGGTGCGGCACCTCGCCGGCGTGGTGGTCGTCGCGGCCCTCGTGGAGGACGATCGCGTCGGGGGCGGTCGCGGAGGCCTCGTCGGTGATGACCGGGAGCTCGCGGTAGTCGATCCTGATCTTCGCCGCGGCCCGGCGGGCCGTCTCCGGGTGGTCGGCGGCGACGATCGCCACCGGCTCGCCGTGGTGGCGGACCCTGCCGTTGGCGAGGACGGGGGTGTCCTGGTACTCCAGGCCGTAGTTCTTCACCGCGGTCGGCAGGTCGTCGTAGGTGAGCACGGCGTAGACGCCCGAGGTGGCGAGCGCCTCGGAGGTGTCGATCGAGGCGATCTCGGCGTGCGCGACGGTGGAGCGCAGGGTGTGGCCCCAGAGCATGTCCTCGTGCCACATGTCCGAGGAGTACGCGAACTCGCCGGTGACCTTCAGGATTCCGTCCGGGCGCAGCGTGGACTCGCCGATGCCGCCCTTGGTGCGGGTGCCCTGGTTGATATTGGTGGGGGAACCGGTAACGCCCATCGTCTAGACCGTTTCTTCCGCGCGGGCGGCCGCGAGGCGGACCGCGTCGAGGATCTTCTCGTAGCCGGTGCAGCGGCAGAGGTTGCCGGAGAGCGCCTCGCGGATGTCCGCGTCGGACGGCTCCGGGGTGCGCTCGAGCAGCTCGTCGGCGGCGACCAGCAGTCCGGGGGTGCAGAAGCCGCACTGGACGGCTCCGGCGTCGATGAACGCCTGCTGGATCGGGGAGAGTTCACCGGTGTCGCGGGTCTCCTCGGCGGACGGCTTGGCCTTCCACCGCTGTGCCTTGTCGACCGTGGTGCCGCAGGCGCCCGACGCGCAGCCGGTGCCGGGGTGGGCCTCGGTGCGGTGGGCGGCGAAGTCGGCGAGGCCTTCGACCGTGACGACGTCGCGGCCCTCGACCTGGCCGGCCGCGACCAGACAGGAACAGACCGGGACCCCGTCGAGGCGGACCGTGCAGGAGCCGCACTCGCCCTGCTCGCAGGCGTTCTTGGAGCCGGGCAGGCCCATCCGCTCACGCAGGACGTACAGGAGGGACTCGCCCTCCCAGACGTCGTCGGCCTCGTGACGTCGGCCGTTGACCGTGAAATTGACGCGCATGATCAGGCAGCTCCTTCGGTGCTGCGGCCGTTGCCGCGGTACGACTCCCAGGTCCAGCCGAGGGTCCGGCGGGCCATGATCCCGACCGCGTGCCGGCGGTAGCTCGCGGTGCCGCGCACGTCGTCGATCGGGTTGCAGGCGGCCGCGGCGAGCGTGGCGAACTGCTTGGCGACGGACGGCGTGATGATCGTGCGGCTGTCCCAGAACCCGCCCTCTTCCAGCGCGGCGTTCAGGAACTCCTCCGCCTCCTTCGCCCGTACGGGTGTCGGGGCGGCGGATCCGATGCCGGTGCGGACGGTGCGGGTCTCCGGGTGCAGTGCCAGGCCGAAGGCGCAGACGGCGATGACCATCGCGTTGCGGGTGCCGACCTTGGAGTACTGCTGCGGCCCGTCGGCCTTCTTGATGTGCACGGCCCGGATCAGCTCGTCCGGCTCCAGGGCGTTGCGCTTGACGCCGGTGTAGAAGGCGTCGATGGGGATCATCCGGATGCCGCGGACGGACTCGGCCTCGACCTCGGCGCCCGCGGCGAGCAGGGCCGGGTGGGCGTCACCGGCGGGTGACGCGGTGCCGAGGTTGCCGCCGACGCCGCCGCGGTTGCGGATCTGCGGCGAGGCGACGGTGTGCGAGGCGAGCGCCAGTCCGGGCAGCTCGGTGCGCAGGTGCTCCATGATGGCGCTGTACGGGACAGAGGCGCCGAGCCGTACGCTCTCCTGGCCCACCTCCCACTCGGACAGGTCACCGATGCGGTTCAGGTCCAGGAGGTACTCGGGCCGCCGGTGGTCGAAATTGATCTCGACCATCACATCGGTGCCGCCCGCGATGGGCACAGCCGTAGGGTGCTCGGCCTTGGCGGCGAGCGCCTCCTCCCAGCTGGCGGGGCGAAGGAAGTCCATGAGTGGCTCTCTTCTTCTCAATCGGGTCGTTCACTGGGGGCTGGAGACGGCCGGCCCTCGACTGGTCGTTCATGTGTTGTTAACGCGGTGTGTGGCCCAGTACACAAGCCCTGCTCCACCTGGTGCAGTCACCGAAACCATGAAGGAGTTGGCTGGTCTTCGCCCTCGTCTTGTAGATTCGAACGAATGGCGGGGAACGGTTACCTCGCCGCAATACCCAGTTTTCCCCCGCACCAACGAAAGAGAACGGCGGCGACGAGATGCGGCTGCGCGCACTGCTGGAGACCGACGCGCTGGGCCTGCGGCTGCTCGGCGACGACGAGGAGCTGGACCGGACGGTCCGTGGCGTGATGACCACCGACCTGCGGGACCCCAGCCGCTACCTCACGGGCGGTGAGCTGGTCCTGACCGGCCTGGCCTGGCACCGGGACGCGACGGACTCGGAGCCGTTCGTACGGATCCTCTCCGGCGCCGGGGTGGCCGGGCTCGCGGCGGGCGAGGCGGAGCTCGGTGCCATTCCGGACGATCTGGTGGAGGCGTGCCGCCACCACCGGCTGCCGCTCTTCGCCGTCCATGAGACCGTCGCGTTCGCAACGATCACCGAGCATGTGGTGCGGCAGGTGTCCGGCGAGCGGGCCGGTGACCTGGCGGCGGTCGTCGACCGGCACCGCAGGCTGATGACCTCGGGCCCGGCGGGCGGCGGGCCGGAAGTAGTCCTCGATCTGCTCGGCTCCGACCTGGACCTGCACGCCTGGGTGCTCTCGCCCACCGGCCGGCAGATCGCGGGCGCCGGCGCGCCGCTGCCCGGCCCGCTGGGTGCGGAACTGGCCGGGCTGCACCTGGCCGCGGTCCGCTCCGGCCGCCGCGCCCCGCACCGGGCGACGATCGGCGGGGTGACGTATTCGCTCTTCCCGATCCGGAACAACGGCCGGGGAGCCGTGCCGGCCTCCCGTGATGTCCGGGAGTCGGTGCTCTCCGACTGGCTGCTGGCCGTCGAGGCCGACGCGGGCGACTGGCCGGCGGCCCGGCTCGACCTCCTCCAGGGGGTCACCCAGCTGATCGCGGTCGAGCGGGACCGGCGCGACGCGGCCCGTACGGTGCGCCGCAGGCTCGCCCAGGAGGTCCTGGAGCTGGTCCAGGCCGGTGCCCCGCCCGCCGAGATCGCCGCCCGGCTGCGGGTCGCCGCCCCGGTGCTGCTGCCGGGTCTCGGCACCGCTCCGCACTGGCAGGTCGTGGTGGCCCGGGTCGAGTGGGACGAGGACGGCGCGCCCGGCGGCAGCGGTTCCGGGATCGCGGGCGGCCCGGTCGCCCAGGCGCTGCTGGAGGAGATCCTGGTCGACCCGGCCGTGACCGGGCCGGATTCGGCCGACCGGATCGCGGTCGCCCATACGGGTGACGAGGCCATCGCGCTCGTGCCGCTGCCCGCCGCGCCGGCGCCGCCGGCGGACGCGGACGACGGCGCCGCCGACGACGCCGGGGCCGACGATCCCGCGCTGCACGCCGACGCCCTGCTGGCCGCAGTCCGCACCCCGCTCTCCGCGGGTCTCGCCGACGACGGCCGCCTGACACTGGGTGTCAGTGCTTCGGTGCATTCGCCCGAGGGGCTGCGCGGCGCCCTGGAGGAGGCCCGGCACGCCCGGCGGGTGGCTGCGGCCCGGCCGGGGAGGGTCTGCGCGGCCGGTCACCACGAACTGGCCTCGCACGTCCTGCTGCTGCCGTTCGTCCCCGACGACGTGCGCCGCGCGTTCACCGCACGCCTGCTCGACCCGCTGCGGGACTACGACCGGCGGCACCGCGCGGAGCTGATCCCGACCCTGGAGTCGTTCCTGGACTGCGACGGTTCCTGGACCCGCTGCGCGGCCCGGCTGCATCTCCACGTCAACACGCTGCGCTACCGGGTCGGGCGAATCGAGCAGTTGACGGGGCGTGACCTTTCGCGGCTCGAGGACAAGCTCGACTTCTTCCTCGCCCTGCGGATGAGCTGACTCCCGGGGGTCCCGGCCGTCCCCGCGGGTCCCGGTCGATTGTGAAAAGTTTCACCTGACATTGTCTCGACCTCTTGGCCCGGCGTGCCATTCCGTGCTGTGATGCGGCCAGACTCAGAGCGTCCGCCCTCTCGACGGCCGGACACTCTCCACAGCTCGATGGCGCGCTCGGGGAGGGCAATGTGGCGTATACCGCCATGTCTGGTTCCGGAACGACAGCAGATGACGATCCGCCGCTCCAGACAGCCGTATGGCGGTTGCGCTCACGCGCCTGCTGGACGGACGCCGCGGCTCTGCTCGAACACGACGCCGCCACCGATCCGGCCGCCGCGCTCCAGCGGACGGCCCTGCTGACGGAGCGCTGTCTCTACACCGGACAGGGCTGGACGGAGGCGGAGGACGCGCTGCGCACCGCCGAGGCCATGGCCCACGACGACGCCGAGCGCGGGGCCGCCGCCTGCGAGCGCGGCTATCTGGCCTACGCGTCGACGCTGCTCGGGGTACGGGACCGGGCCGACGAGGCCCGGGTGGCGCTGAGCCGGGCCGCGGCCCTCCTCTCCCCGGCCGCGGCGGGCCGTCCGCTGCTGGACTTCCGGCGGGGCCTGATCGCGCAGAACATCGCCGACTCGCCGCAGGCCGCCCGGGCCGCGTACCGCAGGGCCCACGCGGGCGCGACCGCCCAGGGCGACGCGCTCCTGCTCTCCTCCACCTGGCGCCACCTGGCCCTGATCGCGCTGCGCGAGGGCGAGCTCGCCGAGGCCCGGCACGGCTTCGCGGAGTCCCTGCGGATAAGGGAGGAGCTCGGCTACCTGGTGGGTACGGCCCCGGCGCTCATCGCCCTGGCCGACGCGGAGCCCGAGCCGGAGGCGGCGACCCGGCTGCGGGCCGAGGCGGGCCGGCTGTTCCGGCTGCTCGGCGGTGTGCCGACCTGGCTGGCACCGCACCTGGACCCGCCGGGTCCGGAGACGGCCGAGGCGAACTGAGACGGCGACGGCCTGGGGGCGCCTGGGGGCGGCCCCGGGCCGGGTGTCAGCCCCCGGAACCGGCGAAGTGCTCCCGGACGAGTGACTGGACGACGGTGACGTCCTGGGCGATCAGCGCGTCCAGCAGTGCCGTGTGCTCGGAGGCGTCCGCCAGCAGGTCGGCGCGCCGGGTGACGGGGTTGCCCTCCAGCGGCCACTGGGAGCGGCGGTGCAGCTCGTCGGCGACCAGCACCAGCTGGGCGTTGCCGGCGAGGGCCAGCACCGCACCGTGGAAGGCCCGGTCGGCCTCGGCGTAGCTCGCCCGGTCCCCCACGGCGGCCGCGGCGACGGTGGCGTCGGCCAGCGGGCGCAGGGCGCACCAGCCGGCCGGCGGGACGGTGCGGGCGAGCCGCAGCATGACGGGGACCTCGATCAGTGCCCGCACCTCGGCCAGCTCCGCCAGTTCACCGGCGCCGCGCTCGGCGACCCGGAAACCGCGGTTCGGCACGACCTCCACGGCCCCCTCGACGGCCAGCTGCTGCATCGCCTCGCGCACCGGGGTGGCCGAGACGCCGAAGCGGGCGCCGAGCGCCGGTGCGGAGTAGACCTGTCCGGGAACCAGCTCGCCGTCGACGAGGGCGGCGCGCAGGGCGTCCAGGATCTGGCCGCGCACGGAGTGCCGCTGCACCGGGGCCCGGGGGGCGGGCGGCTCGCTGTGGGTGTGCTCCCCACGGGCCTGTTCGGGCACCCGGACGGACGAGGAGGGGGTCACGGATGCGGCGGGCCCGTACGGTGCCCACGCGCTCTCACGCGCTCTGCCCTGCTCCACGGATACCTCCTCGACCGGTCGCGGGCGCGGCTCGCGAGTACCGCGCCCCGTGTGCACGATAGGCGGACAGGGCTGCAGTTCAAACATCGATCCGTTCGGGTAAGGTAAGGCTTACCTGCAAACGATCGCGATTCGGTGGTCCCTGCATGACCCTGCCCACACTGCTTCCCGGCGCCACGACCTCGGCGGTCACGGACGCGTACGCGCGCCTCGCCGAGGTCTTTCCCGGCCTGCGCGCCGAGGTGCTCGACGACGGCGAGCCCTCCCCCGACGGCTCCGGCTGGGTGGGCGCGCACGAGCTCGCGGCCGGCGGCAGCGCGCTGGACACCTTCCTCTCCTGGGACGAGGCGCAGGTGCTCCGGGACTACGGGCAGCAGGCCAGGCCCGATGTGATCGCCGGCTTCGGACTGCACCGCTACGCCTGGCCGGCCTGCCTGCTGGTGACCGTGCCGTGGTTCCTGCACCGGCGGGTGCCCCGGATCCCGGTCGAGGACGTCGCGTTCCAGCGGGCACTGGGCCATCTGACCGTGCGGGTGCGGGAATTCGCCTGCCTGCCGGACGATCCGGCGGCCGGGCTGCCGGGCGCGCGGGTGGTGGCCGACGAGGCCGCGCTGCGCGCCGAGGTGCTCGCGTCCGTGGCCGAACACCTCGGCCCGGTGCTCGACGGCTTCCGCCCGCGCATGCGGCGCGGCAAGCGGGCCCTGTGGGGCATGGCGACGGACGAGATCGTCGAGGGCCTCTGGTACGTCGCCCATCTCCTCGGTGAGGAGAGGCGCGCGATGGCGGAGCTGGAGGCGCTCCTGCCGGGCACCACGAAGCCGTACGTCGGCACGGCGGGCTTCCGGGAGCTGACCGGCCCGGACGGCGAGTCACTGCCCACCCGCGACCGTGCGAGCTGCTGCATGTTCTACACGCTGCGGCCCGAGGACACCTGTGTCACCTGCCCGCGCACCTGCGACGCGGACCGGGTCCGGAAGCTGACGCCCGCGCCGTAGCCCGCACCCTGCGGGCTGTCCCGCGATTCCTGGCGGGACAGCCCTGGCTCCGGCGCAGAACCGAGGCCGCTCGCACGAGTGGCGCGAATCGAACACAACTCCCCTGCGGCATACGGGCATTCGACCAGAT harbors:
- a CDS encoding molybdopterin-dependent oxidoreductase — translated: MGVTGSPTNINQGTRTKGGIGESTLRPDGILKVTGEFAYSSDMWHEDMLWGHTLRSTVAHAEIASIDTSEALATSGVYAVLTYDDLPTAVKNYGLEYQDTPVLANGRVRHHGEPVAIVAADHPETARRAAAKIRIDYRELPVITDEASATAPDAIVLHEGRDDHHAGEVPHPNIVHRQPIVRGDAEAAKARADVVVSGEYVFGMQDQAFLGPESGLAVPSEDGGVDLYVATQWLHSDLRQIAPVLGLPEDKVRMTLSGVGGAFGGREDLSMQIHACLLALRTGKPVKIVYNRFESFFGHVHRHPAKLWYEHGATRDGKLTHMKCRIVLDGGAYASASPAVVGNASSLAVGPYVIEDVDIEALALYTNNPPCGAMRGFGAVQACFAYEAQMDKVAAELGMDPVEFRQLNAMEQGTLLPTGQVVDSPAPVAELLRRVKARPLPPERQWETAGEHADVRALPGGLSNTTHGEGVVRGVGYAVGLKNVGFSEGFDDYSTARVRMEVIGGEPVATVHTAMAEVGQGGVTVHAQIARTELGVSQVTIHPADTRVGSAGSTSASRQTYVTGGAVKNSCEAVREQVLEIGRRKFGTYHPAWATAELLLEGGKVVTDGGEVLADLVDVLEEEAVDVELEWRHRPTEAFDLRTGQGNGHVQYSFAAHRAVVEVDTELGLVKVIELACAQDVGKALNPLSVLGQIQGGTLQGMGVAVMEEIIVDPKTAKVRNPSFTDYLLPTILDTPTIPVDVLELADEHAPYGLRGIGEAPTLSSTPAVLAAIRNATGLELNRTPVRPEHLTGT
- a CDS encoding (2Fe-2S)-binding protein, producing MRVNFTVNGRRHEADDVWEGESLLYVLRERMGLPGSKNACEQGECGSCTVRLDGVPVCSCLVAAGQVEGRDVVTVEGLADFAAHRTEAHPGTGCASGACGTTVDKAQRWKAKPSAEETRDTGELSPIQQAFIDAGAVQCGFCTPGLLVAADELLERTPEPSDADIREALSGNLCRCTGYEKILDAVRLAAARAEETV
- a CDS encoding FAD binding domain-containing protein; the encoded protein is MDFLRPASWEEALAAKAEHPTAVPIAGGTDVMVEINFDHRRPEYLLDLNRIGDLSEWEVGQESVRLGASVPYSAIMEHLRTELPGLALASHTVASPQIRNRGGVGGNLGTASPAGDAHPALLAAGAEVEAESVRGIRMIPIDAFYTGVKRNALEPDELIRAVHIKKADGPQQYSKVGTRNAMVIAVCAFGLALHPETRTVRTGIGSAAPTPVRAKEAEEFLNAALEEGGFWDSRTIITPSVAKQFATLAAAACNPIDDVRGTASYRRHAVGIMARRTLGWTWESYRGNGRSTEGAA
- a CDS encoding PucR family transcriptional regulator ligand-binding domain-containing protein, which gives rise to MRLRALLETDALGLRLLGDDEELDRTVRGVMTTDLRDPSRYLTGGELVLTGLAWHRDATDSEPFVRILSGAGVAGLAAGEAELGAIPDDLVEACRHHRLPLFAVHETVAFATITEHVVRQVSGERAGDLAAVVDRHRRLMTSGPAGGGPEVVLDLLGSDLDLHAWVLSPTGRQIAGAGAPLPGPLGAELAGLHLAAVRSGRRAPHRATIGGVTYSLFPIRNNGRGAVPASRDVRESVLSDWLLAVEADAGDWPAARLDLLQGVTQLIAVERDRRDAARTVRRRLAQEVLELVQAGAPPAEIAARLRVAAPVLLPGLGTAPHWQVVVARVEWDEDGAPGGSGSGIAGGPVAQALLEEILVDPAVTGPDSADRIAVAHTGDEAIALVPLPAAPAPPADADDGAADDAGADDPALHADALLAAVRTPLSAGLADDGRLTLGVSASVHSPEGLRGALEEARHARRVAAARPGRVCAAGHHELASHVLLLPFVPDDVRRAFTARLLDPLRDYDRRHRAELIPTLESFLDCDGSWTRCAARLHLHVNTLRYRVGRIEQLTGRDLSRLEDKLDFFLALRMS
- a CDS encoding GntR family transcriptional regulator — encoded protein: MEQGRARESAWAPYGPAASVTPSSSVRVPEQARGEHTHSEPPAPRAPVQRHSVRGQILDALRAALVDGELVPGQVYSAPALGARFGVSATPVREAMQQLAVEGAVEVVPNRGFRVAERGAGELAELAEVRALIEVPVMLRLARTVPPAGWCALRPLADATVAAAAVGDRASYAEADRAFHGAVLALAGNAQLVLVADELHRRSQWPLEGNPVTRRADLLADASEHTALLDALIAQDVTVVQSLVREHFAGSGG
- a CDS encoding (2Fe-2S)-binding protein encodes the protein MTLPTLLPGATTSAVTDAYARLAEVFPGLRAEVLDDGEPSPDGSGWVGAHELAAGGSALDTFLSWDEAQVLRDYGQQARPDVIAGFGLHRYAWPACLLVTVPWFLHRRVPRIPVEDVAFQRALGHLTVRVREFACLPDDPAAGLPGARVVADEAALRAEVLASVAEHLGPVLDGFRPRMRRGKRALWGMATDEIVEGLWYVAHLLGEERRAMAELEALLPGTTKPYVGTAGFRELTGPDGESLPTRDRASCCMFYTLRPEDTCVTCPRTCDADRVRKLTPAP